The window CTCTGAGGGGTGAGAAGGTAGCCCACATTGAAGAAGCCGATGCCGGCAGTCAACTCGGTCTTGTACGGCACGTTACGCACGATGACGTCATAGGACTTGCTGATCAATGCGTGCCCCTGCCCCCCGATGACCAAGCGGTTAATGAACGCATGGCCACCCCCGCCCATGCTCATGACCCGGTCGGAGAGTTCTGGATAGCCAAAAGCCCTCAAGCGCGTGTTGAGCTTTTCCACATCCACGGTGCTCGCGCCAATGTAGAAGCATCCTTGCCCCGTACCCTTGTGCTCACGCGCATTGGTTACACCTACGGAGCACACCGCAATCAGCAGCATCGCACAGAGAATCTTGACACTCCTGCCCTTCCTCATGGTGTACCTCCATTCTGTTGGTGAGAAGCATCACTGCGCGGCGTCGACCGGCCAAGGTTCCTGCTACCTCGACAGCGAGCCTGCGCCCATCATGAGGCGAAGAACGCCTCACCTTTACACTCCCTCAGCCACTACTGTGCTCAAGTCCCGCACTTCGATCTTTGCCTCCTCCGGAAAGTCCTGGCTCTTCATGGCGCAGGTAAAGTGGATGTAGCACTTGGGGCAACTGGTCACCATGAGGTCTGCGCCGACGGAACGGGCGCTGGTCAGCCGCGCCGTCTGGATAGCCTTGGAATGACGGTCGCAGCTCATCCACGCGCTGGTGCCGCAGCAGACGGCCGTTTCGCCGTGTTTGGTCATTTCCCGCAGCTCCAAGCCCTGCAAGGCGCGGAGCACTACCCGTGGCGCATCGTAGACGCCCAGATGACGGCCCAGACGACAGGGATCCTGGTAGGTGACCACCCGCTTTGCAGGGACCTGCAGTTGTCCAAGGGCATCGAGCTGGGGCGCCAAGTACTCGGACAAGTGCGCCACCTCAAAGCCCAGTGGGCCCACAAGCACCGGGTAGTCGAGCTTGAAGGTGCGATAGCATTCTGCGCAGGTAAAGACTACCATCTTCGCTCCGGCTTCGCGGATCGCCTGCACGTTGTGGGTTGCGAGCTGCTTGACGTGCTCCACGCTGCCGGTCCAGTACAGATCGTGGCCGCAGCAACGCTCGTTCTTCAGCAGCACGGGGGTTATGTTCATTTTGTTGAGGAGCTTCACCGCGCTGCGGGCGATGCCGAGGGTATCGATGCCAAGGTTACTGAAGAAGGCGTCGAAATAGGGTAGACAGCCTACGAAGTAGAGCACCTCGCCCCGCTCCGCCACTTTGAGGTCGCCTCTCACCCACTCCATGCGGTTTTGCTGCAGGGCCGGGGCAGTCATGATCTTCATCAAAGACTGCAGGGCGCCCCCGTGGGAGCAGGTGGGCTCTCTACCGTCCCGCGTGGCGAGTATGCGGAGCCGGCGCGTGAACTCGCTGTACCGGACGTCCACCGGACAGCGCACGCTGCACATGCCACAGGTGAGGCAGCGCCACAGTCGATCATCGCGCATCAGATCCTCGGCCGAGGCCTCCAAGAAGGTGCTGATCGTAGAACGCGGGGAAAAAGTTCGGTCAAAGCGCGAAACTGGGCAGTTGCTGGTGCACTTGCCGCACTCGAGGCAGTCCAGAACGTTTGTCCCCTTGGCTACGCTGTCCAGCTCCATCTACTTTCTCCCATTGCGCGACAGCGGGCTTGGCCCAAGGCGCGTAATCTGGTCGACGAATTCGTTGATGAGCTTGGCCCAGCGCACACCCTCGGCAGCCGACACCCACTCCAGGCGCAGCCGCTCCTCCTCCAAACCGAGCAGGCGAACAAGCCTTTTCGCCTTCTCAAACTGCTCCACGGCCCGGTAGTTGCCGAAGAGGTAGTGGCAATCGCCGAAGTGGCACCCCGACACCAGGACGCCATCGGCGCCCAGTTCGAACGCCTTCAGGATGTGAGCCGGGCTCACGCGCCCCGAGCACATGGTTTTGATGATGCGAAATTGGGGCGAATACTGGATGCGATTGACACCGGCGTTGTCGGCCCCTGCGTAGCTGCACCAGTTGCACGCGAAGGCAACGATCTTCGGTTGGAATTGCTGCGGCTCGCTCATCACGCCACCTCTTCCAGCAGCATGGCCTCCAGCATGGCCTCAATCTGCGCGTCAGTAAAGTGCCGTGCCTTGATGGCATCGCTTGGGCACCAGGAGGCGCAGGTGCCGCACCCTTTACACAGCGCCTCGTTGATGCGCGCCACCCGCGCGCCAGAGGGGAGCACATAGAGCTCCGGCGCGTGGAACTGGCAGATGGACACACAGGTGCCGCACGCGCGGCAGCGCTCTTCCAGCACTGTACAGGTGGTGGCATCCAGGGAGACCTGGTCGCGGCTCATCAGGATGCTGGCCTTGGCTGCGGCCGCAGCCGCTTGGGACAGCGCATCACCCACACCCTTTGGCCCCTGCACGCACCCCGCGACAAAGATGCCCTCACTGGTGGTCTCCACCGGCCCAAGCTTGGGGTGGCGTTCCAGCACAAAGCCATCCGGGCCACACGGCACCTTGAGCATTTCGCGGAACTTCGAGGTATCGGGCTCGCGAGGGACCAGTCCTGCCGCCAGCACCACCAGGTCCACATCAGTCTCCACCGTGTCACGCAACATGGCATCGAAAGCGCGCACGTGGCACCCCTGCGCCAGAGGGACCACTTCCGGTGGCCGCCCATCCGGCACGCGCACAAAGATCACCCCTTCGCCACGGGCTTGGCGATAGGCCTCCTCGCCGCCGTGGCTGGCGGTGCGCATGTCGCGGTAGAACACCACTACCTCTGCACCCATCCGGCGCAACTGCCGTGCCTGCCGCACGGTGGTCCCACAGCAAATGCGCGAGCAGTTCGGGTTCTTGTCCGGATTCCGCGAGCCCACGCACTGGATGAACGCGACCCGCTCTACCCGCCTCCCCCCTACGAAGAGATCCGCATCACCTCCGGCAAGCGCATGCTCCAGCTCGTAGTTAGTCATCACCGCGTGAGTCTGTCCGTAGGCGAACTCTTCCGCCGGTTGATAGGGCTGAGCGCCAATGGCCAGAATGAGCGCGCCGGCTCGCAGGAGGCCGCGCGTGGTGGTCACCTCAAAGTTCCCCACAAAGCCCGTCACCTGGGTGACCTGGACGCTGGTCATCACGTGCACATCACTGGCCTGAAGCTGAGCAAGCTTGCGCTCGAGCAGGGTTCGAGCCGGCAGCTCATGAGGAGCCAAGAAGGCCAGCTCGCGAAGGCGCCCGCCCAGCTCGTCTTCTTTCTCCACGAGGTAGACGGGAAAGCCCTGCGCGTCAAGGCGCAGCGCCGCCTCAATGCCGGCGATGCCGCCGCCAATCACCACCACAGCCCGCTCGATGGAGATCTGTCGCTTCTCTAGCGGCTCCAAGCGATGGGCACGCGCCACGCCCATGCGAATCTGATCGCGGGCGCGCAACGTGGCCCGCTCCGGCTCCTGGCTGTGCACCCAACTGCACTGGTCACGCACGTTGACCATCTCGAAGAGGTAAGGATTGAACCCGATCAGCCGCAACGACTCCTGAAAGATGGGCTCGTGCGTACGCGGTGTGCAGGCTGCCACCACCACCCGGGTGAGCCCCTTTTCTACCACCCGCTCCTGAATCAGCTTCTGTCCGGCGTCAGAGCAGAGGAAGAGGTTATCCTCCACGTGGACCACGCCCGGCAATTCTCGCACATAGTCGGCCACACTACGCACATCCACCACGCCTGCGATGTTCACCCCGCAGTGACAGAGAAACACACCGACACGCGGCGGCCCATCAG of the candidate division KSB1 bacterium genome contains:
- a CDS encoding (Fe-S)-binding protein, which produces MELDSVAKGTNVLDCLECGKCTSNCPVSRFDRTFSPRSTISTFLEASAEDLMRDDRLWRCLTCGMCSVRCPVDVRYSEFTRRLRILATRDGREPTCSHGGALQSLMKIMTAPALQQNRMEWVRGDLKVAERGEVLYFVGCLPYFDAFFSNLGIDTLGIARSAVKLLNKMNITPVLLKNERCCGHDLYWTGSVEHVKQLATHNVQAIREAGAKMVVFTCAECYRTFKLDYPVLVGPLGFEVAHLSEYLAPQLDALGQLQVPAKRVVTYQDPCRLGRHLGVYDAPRVVLRALQGLELREMTKHGETAVCCGTSAWMSCDRHSKAIQTARLTSARSVGADLMVTSCPKCYIHFTCAMKSQDFPEEAKIEVRDLSTVVAEGV
- a CDS encoding hydrogenase iron-sulfur subunit → MSEPQQFQPKIVAFACNWCSYAGADNAGVNRIQYSPQFRIIKTMCSGRVSPAHILKAFELGADGVLVSGCHFGDCHYLFGNYRAVEQFEKAKRLVRLLGLEEERLRLEWVSAAEGVRWAKLINEFVDQITRLGPSPLSRNGRK
- a CDS encoding FAD-dependent oxidoreductase; translated protein: MMDAGRHPNITLYTNAEVVALRGSAGDFTATVRCYPRYVDQSRCTGCGKCSEVCPVVVPNEFDVGLGARKAIYSPFAQAVPSAYIIDRENCLNDRLIVCERCRRACERQAIDYDMQVQDVEVPVGAVIVATGFEVFDPYAMKTYGYSVSPEVMTGIEFERMLNASGPTRGRIIRPSDRKPPKRLAFVQCVGVRGERDCQYCSRFCCMNSVKNAMLAKEHEPGIEQVTIFYSDIRAFGKGYESFFNRSKEHDYIRYFRGKPSKIVRDAQTGELHIFVEDTFAGKPDKVVADMVVLASAAVPAEGTARLAETLGIELDESGFFKVVEENGEPLSTTREGIFLCGCARGPEDIPDSVAQGSGAAAAAQRYVAACRVEEVKQEIPPLNTDGPPRVGVFLCHCGVNIAGVVDVRSVADYVRELPGVVHVEDNLFLCSDAGQKLIQERVVEKGLTRVVVAACTPRTHEPIFQESLRLIGFNPYLFEMVNVRDQCSWVHSQEPERATLRARDQIRMGVARAHRLEPLEKRQISIERAVVVIGGGIAGIEAALRLDAQGFPVYLVEKEDELGGRLRELAFLAPHELPARTLLERKLAQLQASDVHVMTSVQVTQVTGFVGNFEVTTTRGLLRAGALILAIGAQPYQPAEEFAYGQTHAVMTNYELEHALAGGDADLFVGGRRVERVAFIQCVGSRNPDKNPNCSRICCGTTVRQARQLRRMGAEVVVFYRDMRTASHGGEEAYRQARGEGVIFVRVPDGRPPEVVPLAQGCHVRAFDAMLRDTVETDVDLVVLAAGLVPREPDTSKFREMLKVPCGPDGFVLERHPKLGPVETTSEGIFVAGCVQGPKGVGDALSQAAAAAAKASILMSRDQVSLDATTCTVLEERCRACGTCVSICQFHAPELYVLPSGARVARINEALCKGCGTCASWCPSDAIKARHFTDAQIEAMLEAMLLEEVA